A part of Candidatus Cloacimonas sp. genomic DNA contains:
- the ricT gene encoding regulatory iron-sulfur-containing complex subunit RicT, producing MQNYIEVEFRTGRIGYYRYPTKFNIQPEDLIIVEVERGDDIAQVVHLSIEEEDLDAQLLSGKNYSIRRQVTQEDLEKMKNLSAEEEKASKTFLSILEHYPFEMKLIETIFQFDGNKLTFFFTAEGRIDFRSFVRELATVFKTRIELHQTTGRDEARRLGGFGMCGKQYCCGSFLKRFNQVTIKMAKDQNLAGNLTKISGPCGRLLCCLNFEENFYVEEAKGFPIVGTCVMYQNTKMMVFRLNVLGKKVMLASEEGIISELDLDDYYKLQVISIPTIEQ from the coding sequence ATGCAAAACTATATAGAAGTAGAATTTCGCACCGGTAGAATAGGATATTATCGATATCCTACCAAGTTTAATATTCAGCCCGAAGACCTAATCATTGTAGAAGTGGAAAGAGGTGATGATATTGCCCAAGTTGTTCATTTGAGCATTGAAGAAGAAGATCTGGATGCTCAATTGTTATCGGGAAAAAATTACAGCATCCGCAGACAAGTTACTCAAGAAGATCTGGAAAAAATGAAAAATCTTAGCGCCGAGGAAGAAAAAGCGTCCAAAACATTTCTTTCCATTTTGGAGCATTATCCTTTTGAAATGAAACTGATTGAGACAATTTTTCAGTTTGACGGTAACAAACTAACCTTTTTCTTTACCGCAGAAGGAAGAATTGATTTTCGCAGTTTTGTACGCGAATTGGCAACCGTCTTCAAAACCAGAATTGAACTTCATCAAACTACAGGTAGAGATGAAGCTCGTCGTCTTGGTGGTTTTGGAATGTGCGGAAAACAATATTGCTGTGGCAGTTTTTTGAAGCGTTTCAACCAAGTGACCATCAAGATGGCAAAAGATCAAAATCTGGCAGGTAATTTAACCAAAATATCCGGTCCCTGCGGTCGCTTACTTTGCTGTCTCAATTTTGAAGAGAATTTCTATGTAGAAGAAGCAAAGGGCTTTCCCATAGTAGGAACTTGTGTAATGTATCAAAACACGAAAATGATGGTTTTTCGTTTAAATGTTTTGGGTAAAAAAGTTATGCTTGCCAGCGAAGAAGGAATAATATCAGAATTAGATTTGGATGATTATTACAAGCTACAAGTAATTAGCATCCCCACAATAGAACAATGA
- a CDS encoding 23S rRNA (adenine(2503)-C(2))-methyltransferase RlmN encodes MKKNVFSFLPADLAENIISLQPDIPVYRTKQILSWLYKSLINDPDAMTNLPQ; translated from the coding sequence ATGAAAAAGAATGTTTTTTCCTTCTTACCTGCAGATTTGGCAGAAAACATTATCTCTTTACAACCGGATATACCTGTTTATAGAACAAAACAGATACTATCTTGGCTATACAAATCACTAATAAATGATCCAGATGCTATGACCAATCTGCCTCAGCA